A window of Nicotiana tabacum cultivar K326 chromosome 24, ASM71507v2, whole genome shotgun sequence contains these coding sequences:
- the LOC107761423 gene encoding carbonic anhydrase 2 isoform X2 produces MTLFSTNPREVTKMAEDSYEDAIAGLKKLLSEKNELEDAAVAKIRQLTAELEGAGGKKSDPDEKIRTGFAHFKAEKYEKNPELFGQLAKGQSPKFLVFACSDSRVCPSHILNFQPGEAFVVRNIANMVPPFDQTKYSGVGAAVEYAVVHLKVENILVIGHSCCGGIKGLMSIPDDGSTNSDFIEEWVKICLPAKAKVKAECCHLDPTEQCTKLEKEAVNVSLGNLLTYPFVREAVVQKSLALKGGHYDFVNGSFELWNIDFNLTPSVSL; encoded by the exons ATGACTTTATTCTCCACAAATCCACGTGAG GTTACGAAAATGGCAGAGGATTCCTATGAAGACGCCATTGCAGGACTGAAAAAGCTCCTCAG TGAGAAGAATGAGCTGGAAGATGCAGCGGTGGCGAAGATACGGCAGTTGACGGCGGAGTTGGAAGGTGCCGGCGGGAAAAAGTCTGACCCGGATGAGAAGATCCGAACCGGATTCGCCCACTTCAAGGCGGAGAAATATGA GAAAAATCCTGAGTTGTTTGGACAGCTTGCAAAAGGTCAAAGTCCTAAG TTCTTGGTATTCGCCTGCTCTGATTCCCGAGTATGCCCATCCCATATCCTCAATTTCCAGCCAGGGGAAGCTTTTGTGGTCCGTAATATTGCAAACATGGTCCCTCCTTTTGATCAG ACAAAATATTCTGGAGTGGGTGCAGCAGTCGAATATGCAGTTGTCCACCTAAAG GTGGAGAATATTTTGGTGATTGGACACAGCTGTTGTGGAGGTATTAAAGGGCTAATGTCTATCCCTGATGATGGGTCCACAAACAG TGATTTCATTGAAGAATGGGTCAAAATCTGTCTGCCGGCCAAAGCAAAGGTAAAGGCAGAATGCTGCCATTTGGATCCCACTGAACAATGCACAAAATTAGAGAAG GAGGCAGTGAATGTATCACTAGGCAACTTATTGACATATCCATTTGTAAGAGAAGCTGTGGTGCAGAAAAGCCTTGCACTGAAAGGTGGACACTACGATTTTGTGAATGGATCTTTTGAGCTCTGGAATATTGACTTCAATCTTACCCCTTCTGTTTCACTCTAA
- the LOC107761423 gene encoding carbonic anhydrase 2 isoform X1: MAGKFRKCMLLCCSRKSLNQVTKMAEDSYEDAIAGLKKLLSEKNELEDAAVAKIRQLTAELEGAGGKKSDPDEKIRTGFAHFKAEKYEKNPELFGQLAKGQSPKFLVFACSDSRVCPSHILNFQPGEAFVVRNIANMVPPFDQTKYSGVGAAVEYAVVHLKVENILVIGHSCCGGIKGLMSIPDDGSTNSDFIEEWVKICLPAKAKVKAECCHLDPTEQCTKLEKEAVNVSLGNLLTYPFVREAVVQKSLALKGGHYDFVNGSFELWNIDFNLTPSVSL, encoded by the exons ATGGCCGGAAAATTTAGGAAGTGCATGCTACTATGTTGTTCAAGAAAGTCTCTCAATCAG GTTACGAAAATGGCAGAGGATTCCTATGAAGACGCCATTGCAGGACTGAAAAAGCTCCTCAG TGAGAAGAATGAGCTGGAAGATGCAGCGGTGGCGAAGATACGGCAGTTGACGGCGGAGTTGGAAGGTGCCGGCGGGAAAAAGTCTGACCCGGATGAGAAGATCCGAACCGGATTCGCCCACTTCAAGGCGGAGAAATATGA GAAAAATCCTGAGTTGTTTGGACAGCTTGCAAAAGGTCAAAGTCCTAAG TTCTTGGTATTCGCCTGCTCTGATTCCCGAGTATGCCCATCCCATATCCTCAATTTCCAGCCAGGGGAAGCTTTTGTGGTCCGTAATATTGCAAACATGGTCCCTCCTTTTGATCAG ACAAAATATTCTGGAGTGGGTGCAGCAGTCGAATATGCAGTTGTCCACCTAAAG GTGGAGAATATTTTGGTGATTGGACACAGCTGTTGTGGAGGTATTAAAGGGCTAATGTCTATCCCTGATGATGGGTCCACAAACAG TGATTTCATTGAAGAATGGGTCAAAATCTGTCTGCCGGCCAAAGCAAAGGTAAAGGCAGAATGCTGCCATTTGGATCCCACTGAACAATGCACAAAATTAGAGAAG GAGGCAGTGAATGTATCACTAGGCAACTTATTGACATATCCATTTGTAAGAGAAGCTGTGGTGCAGAAAAGCCTTGCACTGAAAGGTGGACACTACGATTTTGTGAATGGATCTTTTGAGCTCTGGAATATTGACTTCAATCTTACCCCTTCTGTTTCACTCTAA
- the LOC107761427 gene encoding carbonic anhydrase 2-like, giving the protein MAEEISYENATNGEVKKLVSGGGKEFNPDERIRSGFAYFKTEKYDKDPELYEELAKDQSPKFLVFSCSDSRVCPSHILNFQPGEAFMVRNIANMVPPYDQIKYSGAGASIEYAIVHLKVENILVMGHSCCGGIKGLMSIPDDGSIDSHFIEEWVKICLISKAKVKREHGDKDFTEQCTILEKEAVNESLANLLTYPFVREAVVNKSLALKGGHYDFVNGSFELWDLEFNQLLQN; this is encoded by the exons ATGGCTGAGGAAATATCATATGAAAACGCCACTAATGGAGAAGTGAAGAAGTTGGTAAGTGGCGGAGGGAAAGAGTTTAACCCGGATGAGAGGATCCGCTCCGGATTCGCCTACTTCAAGACTGAGAAATATGA CAAAGATCCCGAGTTGTACGAGGAGCTCGCAAAAGATCAAAGCCCAAAG TTTTTGGTATTCTCCTGCTCCGACTCCAGAGTGTGCCCATCCCACATACTTAATTTCCAACCAGGGGAGGCTTTTATGGTCCGTAATATAGCCAACATGGTCCCTCCTTATGACCAG ATTAAATATTCTGGAGCTGGGGCATCTATTGAATATGCAATTGTCCACTTAAAG GTGGAGAATATTTTGGTGATGGGACACAGCTGCTGTGGAGGTATAAAAGGACTCATGTCTATCCCTGATGATGGCTCCATAGACAG TCATTTCATCGAAGAATGGGTCAAAATCTGTTTGATATCAAAGGCAAAGGTAAAGAGAGAACATGGCGACAAGGATTTCACTGAACAATGTACAATATTGGAGAAG GAGGCAGTAAATGAATCACTAGCCAACTTACTGACATATCCATTTGTGAGGGAAGCTGTGGTGAACAAAAGCCTTGCACTGAAAGGTGGACACTACGATTTTGTGAATGGATCTTTTGAGCTTTGGGATCTTGAGTTCAACCAACTGTTGCAAAACTGA